A window from Nasonia vitripennis strain AsymCx chromosome 2 unlocalized genomic scaffold, Nvit_psr_1.1 chr2_random0010, whole genome shotgun sequence encodes these proteins:
- the LOC103317698 gene encoding uncharacterized protein LOC103317698 translates to MESLKTAIQTAIGKAGKGRGKISRITLEIRGIDSLTTQDDVRNAITAETGEEDAKVHLFEPNTREQRVAVVEIDQIKTTALLKKGKIRIGCINCRVRVRANPTRCYRCLGYGHVKVRCKGPDRSVNCWKCGASGHKAALCTVPAQQRWCFLCKDAKMAEDKTVYAPGTDTCAVFRAALKVGKSQG, encoded by the coding sequence ATGGAATCACTTAAAACGGCCATCCAAACCGCCATTGGAAAGGCAGGCAAAGGCAGGGGAAAGATCTCCAGAATCACACTGGAAATTAGGGGCATCGACAGTCTTACGACGCAGGACGATGTCCGCAATGCTATCACAGCCGAAACGGGCGAAGAAGATGCCAAAGTCCATCTGTTCGAGCCGAACACGAGGGAGCAGAGGGTGGCAGTGGTCGAAATAGATCAGATTAAGACCACCGCTCTGCTCAAAAAAGGGAAGATCCGTATCGGCTGTATAAACTGCCGAGTGAGGGTTCGCGCGAACCCCACGCGATGTTATCGCTGCCTCGGTTACGGACACGTAAAGGTGAGATGTAAAGGACCCGACAGGAGCGTCAACTGCTGGAAGTGTGGCGCGAGTGGGCACAAGGCAGCACTATGCACTGTGCCCGCCCAACAAAGGTGGTGTTTCTTATGCAAAGACGCTAAGATGGCCGAGGACAAGACGGTGTATGCACCAGGCACCGATACGTGCGCGGTCTTCCGGGCGGCCTTAAAAGTGGGAAAATCGCAAGGATAA